One stretch of Miscanthus floridulus cultivar M001 chromosome 18, ASM1932011v1, whole genome shotgun sequence DNA includes these proteins:
- the LOC136521730 gene encoding 4-hydroxy-tetrahydrodipicolinate synthase, chloroplastic-like produces the protein MISPRMPTNLLLARTISPVSNGCAATASPSSPSVAARPRRSPSGLQSVTGRGKFPLAAITLDDYLPMRSTEVKNWTSTDDITSLRLITAVKTPYLPDGRFDLEAYDSLINMQIEGGAEGVIVGGTTGEGHLMSWDEHIMLIGHTVNCFGSRIKVIGNTGSNSTREAVHATEQGFAVGMHAALHINPYYGKTSTEGMISHFEAVLPMGPTIIYNVPSRSAQDIPPEVIVAISGYTNMAGVKECIGHERIKHYADKGITIWSGNDDECHDSRWKYGATGVISVTSNLVPGLMHSLMYKGENAMLNEKLLPLMKWLFCQPNPIALNTSLAQLGVARPVFRLPYVPLPLEKRTEFVRIVEAIGRGNFVGQKEVRVLDDDDFVLISRY, from the exons ATGATTTCGCCGCGGATGCCGACGAATCTCCTCCTGGCGCGGACGATCTCCCCTGTCTCAAATGGCTGCGCAGCGACGGCGAGCCCCTCTTCTCCCTCGGTAGCTGCACGGCCACGGCGATCCCCTTCAGGCCTTCAATCTGT GACTGGCAGAGGGAAGTTTCCCTTGGCAGCCATCACTCTAGATGATTATCTTCCAATGCGAAGTACTGAAGTGAAGAACTG GACATCAACAGATGACATCACAAGTCTGAGACTAATCACAGCAGTCAAAACCCCCTATTTGCCTGATGGAAGATTCGATCTGGAAGCATATGATTCTCTCATAAACATGCAGATAGAGGGTGGTGCTGAAGGTGTAATAGTTGGAGGAACAACAGGAGAGGGTCACCTCATGAGCTGGGATGAACATATCATGCTCATTGGGCATACAGTGAACTGCTTTGGCTCTAGAATTAAAGTGATAGGCAACACAGGAAGTAACTCAACCAGAGAAGCTGTTCACGCAACAGAGCAGGGATTTGCTGTTGGCATGCATGCAGCTCTCCACATCAATCCTTACTATGGAAAGACCTCAACTGAAGGAAtgatttctcattttgaggcTGTCCTCCCAATGGGTCCGACCATCATCTACAACGTGCCATCCAGAAGTGCCCAGGATATCCCCCCTGAAGTTATTGTAGCAATTTCAGGCTATACAAACATGGCAGGTGTCAAGGAATGCATTGGGCATGAGAGGATTAAGCACTACGCTGACAAAGGTATAACAATTTGGAGCGGCAATGACGACGAATGCCACGATTCTAGGTGGAAATATGGTGCTACTGGAGTCATTTCTGTTACTAGCAACCTTGTTCCTGGGCTCATGCATAGCCTCATGTACAAAGGCGAGAATGCGATGCTGAATGAGAAGCTATTGCCCCTGATGAAATGGTTGTTCTGCCAACCAAATCCAATTGCTCTCAACACCTCTCTGGCTCAGCTCGGGGTTGCAAGGCCCGTCTTCAGGCTGCCATATGTTCCGCTTCCTCTTGAAAAGAGGACTGAGTTCGTCCGGATTGTTGAGGCTATTGGACGGGGTAATTTTGTGGGACAAAAAGAGGTCCGGGTTCTCGATGATGACGATTTCGTGTTGATCAGTAGGTACTAG